GCAAAACGTACGTAGTAAGGAACAAAAAACTGATCATGTaacaaagaatattttatttgtttatgtgTTGGGTTTCTGAAATAAGGAATCAAGTGCAAACGGTTTTGACCCAAAATTTGTTTCGATAAGTATCAAttgaatcaagaaaaaaaaaatcaattttagaatCCCTGAATCAAAACAAAACCATATATCTATAAAACAGTGACCCACTCACCCACCACACACAATCACAAACTTTTCAGAATTGAATCAGAAAGCATGAGTAACAAAGGTCTCAAGATTTGCTTGGTCTTGTTTCTGTTTTTACTCGTCATTGTTTCAGTTGGGATGGTAACCTTATTTTTAACAGTTTTCAAACCCAAGGATCCAAACATCATGGTCCAACCTGTTGGTCTTGAACACTTCAACTTGTCtcttttgaccaatttgactgCAAATGTGAGTCTGCCAATGGTGATCACTATGGTGAATCCAAACTTTGGAAGCTTTGAATACCCCGAAGCCATGGGTTATGTGAATTTCCATGGTGGCATTGTGGGTGAAGTTCCGATACAGGGAGAGTTTGTGCCAGCACGTGAACAGATCGTAGTGGACGCTTGGGCCAATTTGATGCTACAGAAGGTGGTCACTGATACCAGATTTTGGGCAGATGTTCTAAGTGGATCGTTGAATTTCACATCAACAGCTGCATTGCCTGGGAAAGTTGAAATGCTCAAGATTTTGAAGTTGAAAGCCACTGTTTATAGCACTTGTGATTTCTCCATTGACTTAACCTCTAGGAATGTTGATAGCAAATGCAGTGCCAAAATTAAGCTTTGATTGCTTGTAGTCAAGGGGTTTTTTGCATAACTATTACCCTTTTTTTCTCTGTTCAATTCATTTGTAATTGAGGTtttgcctttttctttttttttaatccgCAAATATAACTTATTAGTATGTGTTTggattataattaaaaaaattaagtttggtCGAAAGAAACAGAAAATTTCTTTAAACCGAAAATTTTCAACTGAAAATTTTGATAGTTTTGCTTTGAGAGCAACCCACCTTTGGGacttaacaaaattgaaaaaaaaattgtcaagtgactacaaaataaatttggatttagcttccaaacctgaaaccaaacacataattaatattatcttaatGTAAGAGTTAAAATTTACGgtctcttttatatttctt
This region of Vigna unguiculata cultivar IT97K-499-35 chromosome 5, ASM411807v1, whole genome shotgun sequence genomic DNA includes:
- the LOC114186246 gene encoding uncharacterized protein LOC114186246 translates to MSNKGLKICLVLFLFLLVIVSVGMVTLFLTVFKPKDPNIMVQPVGLEHFNLSLLTNLTANVSLPMVITMVNPNFGSFEYPEAMGYVNFHGGIVGEVPIQGEFVPAREQIVVDAWANLMLQKVVTDTRFWADVLSGSLNFTSTAALPGKVEMLKILKLKATVYSTCDFSIDLTSRNVDSKCSAKIKL